One region of Micromonospora lupini genomic DNA includes:
- the pheT gene encoding phenylalanine--tRNA ligase subunit beta translates to MRVSVSWLREYVDLPADLPTGDLEQALVDLGIEVESVVDLRESVTGQLVVGEVREVEELTGFKKPIRFCRVDVGAANGTGEPQEIVCGARNFAPGDRVVVILPGGVLPGGFAIGARKTYGHNSAGMICSAKELGLGDDHSGIIVLPPEVSAKPGDDARPVVGLDDVVFELEITPDRGYALSLRGLARELSHAFDVPLRDPALMPAPGGTATPPYPVEVRDTVGCDRFTARLVRGVDPTAPTPSWMAQRLVTAGIRSISLPVDITNYVMLELGQPMHAFDADRIVGPLVVRRAEAGEKLTTLDGVNRVLTADDMVICDDTGPISLAAVMGGETSEVVAGTTTVLFEAAHWDPAMVGRTARRHKLFSEAAKRWERGVDPAVALVALERAVRLLTEHGGGTPSAEILDIDHVRPRTPISLPADLPTRRVGVEYPPARVVALLERVGCTVAQGADRLSEDPGAVGVASGAGVALSVTPPTWRPDLTDPADLVEEVVRLDGYDRVPSVLPTAPPGRGLTPRQRRRRAVAGSLAERGYVEVLAHPFVSPELADQLGLPADDPRRPAVRLANPLSEEEPLLRTTLLGPLLGILKRNLGRGHRDLALYEIGAVFHPRLGAGSPPAMGVDRRPTDAEFAAADAVVPAQPVHVAAVLAGDLDPAGWWGAGRPAGWADAIESARDVLAAAGIPDEWVEVRAAEYAPWHPGRCAELRVDGAVVGHAGELHPTVVAALELPRRTCALELDLDALPSTPVTPAPTVSGFPPALIDVALVLDDSVPAEQVRRALEAGAGELLEDVRLFDVYAGAQLGAGRRSLAYKLTFRAPDRTLTVEEALAARDAAVAVAAERFGATLRGA, encoded by the coding sequence ATGCGAGTTTCTGTCAGTTGGCTGCGGGAGTACGTCGACCTCCCCGCCGATCTGCCCACCGGTGACCTGGAGCAGGCACTCGTCGATCTCGGCATCGAGGTCGAGTCCGTGGTGGACCTGCGCGAGAGCGTCACCGGTCAGCTCGTCGTCGGTGAGGTCCGCGAGGTCGAGGAGCTCACCGGTTTCAAGAAGCCGATCCGGTTCTGCCGGGTCGACGTGGGCGCCGCCAACGGCACCGGCGAGCCGCAGGAGATCGTCTGTGGGGCGCGCAACTTCGCCCCCGGTGACCGGGTGGTGGTGATCCTGCCCGGCGGTGTGCTGCCCGGTGGGTTCGCCATCGGCGCCCGCAAGACGTACGGGCACAACTCGGCCGGCATGATCTGCTCGGCGAAGGAGCTGGGCCTGGGCGACGACCACTCCGGCATCATCGTGCTGCCGCCTGAGGTGTCGGCCAAGCCCGGCGACGACGCGCGGCCCGTCGTCGGCCTCGACGACGTCGTGTTCGAGCTGGAGATCACCCCGGACCGGGGGTACGCGCTGAGCCTGCGCGGCCTGGCCCGGGAGCTGTCGCACGCGTTCGACGTACCGCTGCGCGACCCGGCCCTGATGCCCGCGCCGGGCGGCACGGCGACGCCGCCGTACCCGGTGGAGGTCCGTGACACGGTCGGCTGCGACCGGTTCACCGCCCGCCTGGTCCGTGGCGTCGACCCGACCGCGCCCACGCCGTCGTGGATGGCGCAGCGACTTGTCACCGCGGGCATCCGCAGTATCTCGCTGCCCGTGGACATCACCAACTACGTGATGCTGGAGCTGGGCCAGCCGATGCACGCCTTCGACGCCGACCGGATCGTCGGGCCGCTTGTGGTCCGTCGCGCCGAGGCGGGGGAGAAGCTGACCACCCTCGACGGGGTCAACCGGGTGCTCACCGCCGACGACATGGTCATCTGCGACGACACGGGGCCGATCTCCCTGGCGGCGGTGATGGGCGGCGAGACCAGCGAGGTCGTCGCCGGCACCACCACTGTGCTCTTCGAGGCGGCGCACTGGGACCCGGCGATGGTCGGGCGCACGGCCCGCCGGCACAAGCTGTTCAGCGAGGCCGCGAAGCGCTGGGAGCGGGGCGTCGACCCGGCCGTGGCGCTTGTCGCGCTGGAGCGCGCCGTGCGACTGCTCACCGAGCACGGCGGGGGCACGCCGAGCGCGGAGATCCTGGACATCGACCACGTCCGGCCGCGTACCCCGATCAGCCTTCCGGCGGACCTGCCGACCCGGCGGGTCGGCGTGGAGTACCCCCCGGCGCGGGTCGTCGCCCTGCTGGAGCGGGTCGGCTGCACCGTCGCGCAGGGCGCGGACCGGCTGTCCGAGGACCCGGGCGCGGTCGGCGTGGCAAGCGGCGCGGGGGTGGCGCTGAGCGTCACCCCGCCGACCTGGCGACCCGACCTGACCGACCCGGCCGACCTGGTCGAGGAGGTCGTCCGCCTCGACGGGTACGACCGCGTGCCGTCGGTGCTGCCGACCGCGCCGCCCGGTCGCGGGCTGACCCCGCGCCAGCGCCGGCGTCGGGCCGTCGCCGGGTCGCTTGCCGAGCGGGGGTACGTGGAGGTGCTCGCGCACCCCTTCGTGTCGCCGGAGCTGGCCGACCAGCTCGGCCTGCCGGCCGACGATCCGCGCCGACCGGCGGTGCGGCTGGCCAACCCGCTGTCCGAGGAGGAGCCGCTGCTGCGCACCACGCTGCTCGGCCCGCTGCTCGGCATCCTCAAGCGCAACCTGGGCCGGGGTCACCGCGACCTCGCCCTCTACGAGATCGGGGCGGTCTTCCACCCGCGTCTCGGCGCGGGCAGCCCGCCGGCCATGGGCGTGGACCGCCGCCCGACCGACGCGGAGTTCGCCGCCGCCGACGCCGTGGTGCCGGCGCAGCCGGTGCACGTCGCGGCGGTGCTCGCCGGCGACCTCGATCCGGCCGGCTGGTGGGGCGCGGGTCGACCGGCCGGCTGGGCGGACGCCATCGAGTCGGCCCGTGACGTGCTGGCCGCCGCCGGGATCCCCGACGAGTGGGTCGAGGTGCGTGCCGCCGAGTACGCGCCCTGGCACCCGGGCCGCTGCGCCGAGCTGCGCGTCGACGGCGCGGTCGTCGGGCACGCCGGCGAGCTGCACCCGACCGTGGTGGCGGCGCTGGAGCTGCCCCGCCGCACCTGCGCGCTGGAACTGGACCTCGACGCGCTGCCGTCGACCCCGGTGACGCCCGCGCCGACGGTGTCCGGCTTCCCGCCGGCGCTTATCGACGTGGCGTTGGTGCTTGACGACTCGGTGCCGGCCGAGCAGGTGCGCCGGGCGCTGGAGGCGGGCGCCGGTGAGCTGCTGGAGGACGTGCGGCTGTTCGACGTGTACGCGGGCGCGCAGCTCGGCGCGGGTCGCCGGTCGCTTGCGTACAAGCTCACCTTCCGTGCGCCGGACCGGACGCTGACCGTCGAGGAGGCGCTGGCGGCCCGCGACGCGGCGGTCGCCGTGGCGGCGGAACGCTTCGGCGCCACCCTGCGCGGCGCCTGA
- a CDS encoding TlpA family protein disulfide reductase, which translates to MALLTVAVVLVAVLGLLNLVLMLGVIRRLREHSDLLSDQQGQPPAVMLEVGSIPGDFVSSTVDGRVFSRADLPPMTLVAFLSPSCEHCEEQLPVLVDRARTMPGGTEHVWIVVVGKGPETQPYAEQFAGLATVFVEPGTGALPLAFGVKGFPAFGLLDERGIVASTAFGIARLDLPVAR; encoded by the coding sequence ATGGCGCTGTTGACCGTCGCCGTCGTCCTCGTCGCCGTCCTCGGCCTGCTCAACCTGGTCCTGATGCTTGGCGTGATCCGCCGGCTGCGCGAGCACTCCGACCTGCTCAGCGACCAGCAGGGCCAGCCGCCGGCGGTCATGCTGGAGGTGGGCTCGATCCCCGGCGACTTCGTCTCGTCCACCGTGGACGGTCGGGTGTTCTCGCGCGCCGACCTGCCGCCGATGACCCTCGTGGCGTTCCTCTCGCCGAGCTGTGAGCACTGCGAGGAGCAGTTGCCGGTGCTCGTCGACCGGGCCCGGACGATGCCCGGCGGGACCGAGCACGTCTGGATCGTCGTCGTCGGCAAGGGCCCGGAGACCCAGCCGTACGCCGAGCAGTTCGCCGGGCTGGCGACAGTCTTCGTCGAACCCGGCACCGGGGCGCTTCCGCTCGCGTTCGGCGTCAAGGGTTTCCCGGCGTTCGGCCTGCTCGACGAGCGCGGGATCGTCGCGTCGACGGCGTTCGGCATCGCCCGGTTGGACCTGCCGGTGGCGCGGTGA
- a CDS encoding ABC transporter ATP-binding protein, protein MTGFRLVPRRAARHARAALGLTWRAAPAGTAADLVLAILAGLTPVLVAGLTKLLLDRLTGGGGGGVPLTALGAGLAVAAALGTVLPHLRTYVAAERTRAVSRLVRRRLYDAVQRLIGLVRLEDPEFQDRLQAAQQTGHIGPTQLTGNAFGAVQSVLAMTGFLGVLLVLNPLIGALVLLAALPTLWMQLRLNRARAAMVLRLEHFQRRDLFFAQLLVGVPAAKEVRLFGLGRFFGDRMLDELHGMHRVEQRLDRREVRAQAVLGLLGATVAGIGVIYTISVARSGGLTPGDVVIYLAAVPGVQGALGSLVGQLGAMHQALLLFDHYDQVAHVEPDLPVPATPRPVPPLSEGIELRDVWFRYSPQHPWVLRGVNLHLPAGTTTALVGLNGAGKSTLVKLLCRFYDPERGSILWDGVDLRELDPAALRARLGAVFQDFMPYDLSAAENIALGDLSARDDPERLRAAARYAGIDDALAALPRGYDTLLTRIFFDGPDRDDPQAGVVLSGGQWQRVALARGFLRADRDLLILDEPSSGLDAEAEHDLNQRLRELRRGRTSLLISHRLNAVRDADAIVVLADGQVVERGDHDLLLAAGGGYARLFTLQARGYRQDAPAPA, encoded by the coding sequence GTGACCGGGTTCCGGCTGGTACCGCGACGGGCCGCCCGGCACGCCCGGGCGGCCCTCGGCCTGACCTGGCGGGCGGCTCCGGCCGGCACGGCGGCGGACCTGGTGCTCGCGATCCTGGCCGGGTTGACCCCGGTCCTCGTGGCCGGCCTGACGAAGCTGCTGCTGGACCGGCTCACCGGTGGAGGCGGGGGCGGTGTCCCGCTGACCGCGCTCGGCGCCGGGCTGGCGGTCGCCGCCGCGCTCGGGACGGTCCTGCCGCACCTGCGCACGTACGTGGCGGCGGAGCGGACCCGGGCGGTGTCACGGCTGGTGCGCCGCCGGCTGTACGACGCGGTGCAGCGCCTGATCGGGCTGGTCCGGCTTGAGGACCCGGAATTTCAGGACCGGTTGCAGGCGGCCCAGCAGACCGGCCACATCGGCCCCACCCAGCTGACCGGAAACGCGTTCGGCGCGGTGCAGAGCGTGCTGGCGATGACGGGGTTCCTCGGCGTGCTGCTGGTGCTCAACCCGCTGATCGGGGCGCTGGTGCTCCTCGCCGCGCTGCCCACCCTGTGGATGCAGCTACGGCTCAACCGGGCCCGCGCGGCGATGGTGCTGCGGCTGGAGCACTTCCAGCGGCGGGACCTGTTCTTCGCCCAGTTGCTGGTGGGCGTACCGGCGGCGAAGGAGGTGCGGCTGTTCGGTCTGGGCCGGTTCTTCGGCGACCGGATGCTCGACGAGCTGCACGGCATGCATCGGGTGGAGCAACGACTCGACCGTCGGGAGGTACGCGCTCAGGCGGTGCTCGGCCTGCTCGGCGCGACGGTGGCCGGCATCGGGGTGATCTACACGATCTCGGTCGCCCGATCCGGCGGGCTGACCCCCGGCGACGTCGTGATCTACCTGGCCGCCGTGCCCGGGGTGCAGGGCGCGCTCGGCAGCCTGGTCGGCCAGCTCGGCGCGATGCACCAGGCGCTGCTGCTCTTCGACCACTACGACCAGGTGGCGCACGTCGAGCCGGACCTGCCGGTGCCGGCCACCCCCCGACCGGTGCCGCCGCTGAGCGAGGGCATCGAGCTGCGCGACGTCTGGTTCCGCTACTCACCGCAGCATCCGTGGGTGCTGCGCGGCGTGAACCTGCACCTGCCGGCCGGCACCACCACCGCGCTGGTCGGGCTCAACGGCGCCGGCAAGAGCACCCTGGTCAAGCTGCTCTGCCGGTTCTACGACCCGGAGCGCGGCAGCATCCTCTGGGACGGGGTCGACCTGCGCGAGCTGGACCCGGCGGCGCTGCGGGCGCGGCTGGGCGCGGTGTTCCAGGACTTCATGCCGTACGACCTCAGCGCGGCGGAGAACATCGCGCTCGGCGACCTGAGCGCGCGCGACGACCCGGAGCGGCTGCGAGCCGCCGCCCGCTACGCGGGCATCGACGACGCGCTGGCCGCGTTGCCCCGCGGCTACGACACCCTGCTGACCCGGATCTTCTTCGACGGCCCGGACCGGGACGACCCGCAGGCCGGGGTGGTGCTCTCCGGTGGCCAGTGGCAGCGGGTGGCGCTGGCGCGGGGGTTCCTGCGGGCCGACCGGGATCTGCTCATCCTCGACGAGCCCAGCTCGGGTCTTGATGCCGAGGCCGAGCACGACCTCAACCAGCGGCTGCGGGAGTTGCGCCGGGGTCGGACAAGCCTGCTCATCTCGCACCGGCTCAACGCGGTGCGGGACGCGGACGCCATCGTGGTGCTCGCCGACGGGCAGGTCGTCGAGCGCGGGGACCACGACCTGTTGCTCGCCGCCGGCGGCGGGTACGCCCGGTTGTTCACCCTCCAGGCCCGTGGCTACCGCCAGGACGCGCCGGCCCCGGCCTGA
- the infC gene encoding translation initiation factor IF-3 yields MNEQIRAREVRLVGPEGEQVGIVPLERALQLAADVDLDLVEVAPMARPPVCKLMDFGKFKYESALKAREARRNQQQTVIKEMKLRPKIDPHDYETKKGHVVRFLKAGDKVKVTIMFRGREQSRPELGYRLLRRLESEITELGYVEAAPKQDGRNMIMVLAPHRAVKASAVAATASRGAPRDRAADDSAAPEADETAAVSETAAAGDTGLAADTSSE; encoded by the coding sequence CATCGTCCCGCTGGAGCGCGCCCTTCAGCTGGCCGCGGACGTCGATCTGGACCTGGTCGAGGTTGCGCCGATGGCGCGCCCGCCGGTGTGCAAGCTCATGGACTTCGGCAAGTTCAAGTACGAGAGCGCACTCAAGGCGCGCGAAGCGCGGCGTAATCAGCAGCAGACCGTCATCAAGGAAATGAAGCTCCGTCCGAAGATCGACCCGCACGACTACGAGACCAAGAAGGGTCACGTGGTGCGGTTCCTCAAGGCGGGCGACAAGGTCAAGGTGACGATCATGTTCCGCGGTCGCGAGCAGAGCCGCCCGGAGCTGGGTTACCGGCTCCTGCGTCGGCTCGAGTCCGAGATCACGGAACTGGGATACGTCGAGGCCGCTCCGAAGCAGGACGGCCGAAACATGATCATGGTTCTCGCCCCGCATCGGGCCGTCAAGGCATCCGCGGTCGCCGCCACGGCGTCCCGTGGTGCACCTCGGGACCGGGCAGCGGATGATTCCGCCGCTCCGGAAGCCGATGAGACCGCGGCGGTCAGCGAGACCGCAGCCGCCGGTGACACCGGCCTCGCCGCCGACACCAGCAGCGAGTAA
- a CDS encoding S26 family signal peptidase codes for MPVLGWLAVAAVLAVATAGLLWARRHLLLVAVVGRSMEPTLRSGDRVLARRVPLARIRPGDVVVVVAPARMTAGHPSRPDAPGTPGLLIKRAYAVPGDPVPVDRVPLLRHGGEGVVPEDRLVVLGDNPSQSYDSRECGYIPGPDVLGVVVRPRLGTD; via the coding sequence ATGCCGGTGCTGGGATGGCTCGCGGTGGCCGCCGTGCTCGCGGTGGCCACCGCCGGCCTGCTCTGGGCTCGCCGGCACCTGCTGCTGGTCGCGGTGGTGGGGCGCAGCATGGAGCCGACGTTGCGCTCAGGTGACCGGGTGCTGGCCCGGCGGGTGCCGCTGGCCCGGATCCGGCCCGGTGACGTGGTCGTGGTGGTGGCTCCGGCCCGGATGACCGCCGGCCATCCGAGCCGTCCGGACGCGCCGGGCACGCCCGGTCTGCTGATCAAGCGGGCGTACGCGGTGCCCGGTGACCCGGTGCCGGTGGATCGGGTGCCGCTGCTGCGTCACGGCGGTGAGGGCGTGGTGCCGGAGGACCGGCTTGTGGTGCTCGGGGACAACCCGTCGCAGAGCTACGACTCCCGCGAGTGCGGCTACATCCCCGGACCGGACGTGCTCGGCGTGGTGGTCCGGCCGCGACTGGGCACGGACTGA
- a CDS encoding TrmH family RNA methyltransferase, which translates to MAFTPRTPRVVAARRLQRRRDRDATGRFLAEGPQAVREALARPGVVTELFGTPAALDRYPELAATAARADVPISEVTDDALAALAETVAPQGLVAVCRHLDVSLEQALAGGPRLVAVLAEIRDPGNAGTVLRTADAAGAGVVVFAGDAVDPYNGKCVRASAGSLFHVDVVRAADPVVVVDALRAAGLSIFATTGYGDDDLDDLTDYGRLVGPTAWLFGSEAHGLPEELTATADARVRVPLYGRAESLNLAAAAAVCLYASARAQR; encoded by the coding sequence ATGGCCTTCACCCCGCGTACCCCCAGGGTTGTCGCCGCCCGTCGCCTGCAGCGCCGCCGCGACCGCGACGCCACCGGCCGTTTCCTGGCCGAGGGCCCGCAGGCCGTCCGCGAGGCCCTCGCGCGGCCGGGGGTGGTCACCGAGCTGTTCGGTACGCCCGCCGCCCTCGACAGGTATCCGGAGCTGGCCGCCACGGCGGCCCGCGCCGACGTGCCGATCTCCGAGGTGACCGACGACGCGCTCGCCGCGTTGGCCGAGACCGTCGCCCCGCAGGGGCTGGTCGCCGTCTGCCGGCACCTGGACGTGTCGCTGGAGCAGGCCCTCGCGGGCGGGCCCCGGCTGGTGGCGGTGCTCGCCGAGATCCGCGACCCGGGCAACGCCGGTACGGTGCTGCGCACCGCCGACGCGGCAGGCGCGGGCGTGGTGGTCTTCGCCGGGGACGCCGTCGACCCCTACAACGGCAAGTGCGTCCGGGCCTCGGCCGGCAGCCTCTTCCACGTCGACGTGGTGCGCGCCGCCGACCCGGTCGTGGTCGTCGACGCGCTGCGCGCCGCCGGGCTGTCGATCTTCGCCACCACTGGGTACGGCGACGACGACCTGGACGACCTGACCGACTACGGCCGGCTCGTCGGGCCCACCGCCTGGCTGTTCGGCTCGGAGGCGCACGGGCTGCCCGAGGAGTTGACAGCCACCGCCGACGCCCGCGTGCGGGTGCCCCTGTACGGGCGCGCGGAGAGCCTCAACCTGGCTGCCGCGGCGGCGGTCTGCCTGTACGCTTCAGCGAGAGCACAGCGCTGA
- the rpmI gene encoding 50S ribosomal protein L35, with amino-acid sequence MPKMKSHTGMGKRVKVTGKGKIVAQQAGLRHNLEKKPSTQTRRLTGTVVLAKADVKRIKKLLGR; translated from the coding sequence ATGCCGAAGATGAAGAGCCACACGGGTATGGGTAAGCGGGTCAAGGTGACCGGCAAGGGCAAGATCGTTGCCCAGCAGGCCGGCCTCCGCCACAACCTGGAGAAGAAGCCCTCCACCCAGACCCGCCGGCTGACCGGCACGGTCGTGCTGGCCAAGGCCGACGTCAAGCGCATCAAGAAGCTGCTCGGCCGCTGA
- a CDS encoding MauE/DoxX family redox-associated membrane protein: MRALELTARLLLALVFLAAVVGKLRTRAGFAEFVGSVGQFGVPTRWASPVARLAVATEAAVVVLLTVGRTAPAGLVLAAGLLGVLTAAIVGALRRGARPACRCFGVGAAPIGARHVIRNVVLAVVALLGLLGGATAAGSSPSGPTVLLAVGVAVPLAAVVVRLDDLAALFAPTPSRPTRPAGRH; the protein is encoded by the coding sequence ATGCGAGCCCTGGAACTGACCGCGCGGCTGCTGTTGGCCCTCGTGTTCCTCGCCGCGGTCGTCGGCAAGCTGCGGACCCGAGCGGGCTTCGCCGAGTTCGTCGGCTCGGTGGGCCAGTTCGGCGTACCCACCCGGTGGGCGTCGCCGGTCGCCCGCCTCGCGGTCGCCACCGAGGCCGCCGTGGTGGTGCTGCTCACCGTCGGGCGGACGGCCCCCGCCGGGCTGGTGCTCGCCGCCGGGCTGCTCGGTGTGCTCACCGCCGCGATCGTCGGGGCGCTGCGCCGCGGCGCCCGGCCCGCCTGCCGCTGCTTCGGCGTCGGTGCCGCGCCGATCGGCGCGCGGCACGTGATCCGCAACGTCGTCCTCGCGGTGGTGGCGCTGCTCGGTCTGCTCGGCGGGGCCACCGCGGCCGGGTCGTCGCCGTCCGGGCCGACAGTGCTGCTCGCCGTCGGCGTCGCGGTCCCGCTCGCGGCCGTGGTGGTCCGCCTCGACGACCTGGCCGCCCTCTTCGCTCCCACACCGTCGCGGCCGACCCGCCCGGCCGGGCGGCACTGA
- the rplT gene encoding 50S ribosomal protein L20, protein MARVKRAVNAQKKRRTLLETASGYRGQRSRLYRKAKEQVLHSMQYAYRDRRDRKGDFRQLWIQRINAGARANGMTYNRLIQGLRLAGIEVDRKILADMAVNDAASFAAIVELARAAVTAEGTGGAAAQAA, encoded by the coding sequence ATGGCACGCGTCAAGCGGGCTGTAAACGCCCAGAAGAAGCGTCGTACCCTGCTGGAGACCGCGAGTGGTTACCGCGGTCAGCGCTCCCGGCTGTACCGCAAGGCCAAGGAGCAGGTGCTGCACTCGATGCAGTACGCCTACCGGGACCGTCGTGACCGCAAGGGCGACTTCCGGCAGCTGTGGATCCAGCGGATCAACGCGGGCGCCCGGGCCAACGGGATGACCTACAACCGCCTGATCCAGGGCCTGCGTCTGGCCGGCATCGAGGTGGACCGCAAGATCCTGGCCGACATGGCCGTCAACGACGCCGCCTCTTTCGCGGCGATCGTCGAGCTGGCCCGGGCCGCGGTCACGGCCGAGGGCACCGGCGGCGCGGCGGCCCAGGCCGCCTGA
- the pheS gene encoding phenylalanine--tRNA ligase subunit alpha has protein sequence MTYRNDPYDPKQVALLDPAALDEAVADATKAFTAAVDPDALTALRPAHLGDRSPVSLARREIGALPPAAKSDAGKRVNEARRAIETAYADRAEVLEREQAERVLVEERVDVTLPFDRRPRGARHPLSTLMESISDLFVGMGYEVAEGPEVDLEWVNFDALNIPADHPARGLMDTFHIAPEGSGLVLRTHTSTVQTRTMLSRKPPIYVIVPGRVYRTDEIDATHSPVFHQAEGLVVDKGITMAHLRGTLDHFARAMFGPEAKTRWRPHYFPFTEPSAEFDVWFPEHRDGPQWVEWGGCGMVNPRVLRACGVDPEVYSGFAFGMGIDRTLMIRHGVSDIRHLFEGDVRFSRALGTGA, from the coding sequence ATGACCTACCGCAACGATCCGTACGACCCGAAACAGGTCGCCCTGCTCGACCCCGCCGCGCTGGATGAGGCCGTCGCGGACGCCACGAAGGCGTTCACCGCCGCCGTCGACCCGGACGCGCTGACCGCGCTGCGCCCCGCGCACCTCGGCGACCGGTCCCCGGTCTCCCTCGCGCGCCGGGAGATCGGCGCGCTGCCGCCGGCCGCGAAGTCCGACGCCGGCAAGCGGGTCAACGAGGCCCGCCGGGCGATCGAGACCGCCTACGCCGACCGCGCCGAGGTGCTGGAGCGCGAGCAGGCCGAGCGGGTGCTCGTGGAGGAGCGGGTGGACGTCACCCTGCCCTTCGACAGGCGCCCCCGGGGCGCCCGGCATCCGCTGAGCACCCTGATGGAGTCGATAAGCGACCTCTTCGTCGGGATGGGCTACGAGGTGGCCGAGGGGCCCGAGGTCGACCTGGAGTGGGTCAACTTCGACGCGCTGAACATCCCCGCCGACCACCCGGCGCGCGGGCTGATGGACACCTTCCACATCGCACCGGAGGGCTCCGGCCTGGTGCTGCGCACGCACACGTCGACGGTGCAGACCCGTACGATGCTCAGCCGCAAGCCGCCGATCTACGTGATCGTGCCCGGCCGCGTCTACCGCACCGACGAGATCGACGCCACCCACAGCCCGGTGTTCCACCAGGCCGAGGGCCTGGTGGTCGACAAGGGCATCACGATGGCGCACCTGCGGGGCACCCTCGACCACTTCGCCCGGGCCATGTTCGGTCCGGAGGCGAAGACCCGGTGGCGGCCGCACTACTTCCCGTTCACCGAGCCGTCGGCGGAGTTCGACGTGTGGTTCCCGGAGCACCGCGACGGCCCGCAGTGGGTCGAGTGGGGCGGCTGCGGGATGGTCAACCCGCGGGTGCTGCGCGCCTGCGGCGTCGACCCGGAGGTCTACTCCGGATTCGCCTTCGGCATGGGCATCGACCGGACCCTGATGATCCGGCACGGGGTCAGCGACATCCGCCATCTCTTCGAGGGCGACGTGCGGTTCAGCCGCGCGCTCGGGACCGGGGCGTAG